The Patescibacteria group bacterium genome contains a region encoding:
- the rpmG gene encoding 50S ribosomal protein L33: MSQETLIKLECTVCKKTNYYSRKNKKTLKERLQINKFCKHCKKHTLHKETK; this comes from the coding sequence ATGTCACAGGAAACATTGATCAAGCTAGAATGCACTGTTTGTAAAAAAACAAATTATTATTCTAGGAAAAATAAAAAAACCCTAAAAGAACGTCTGCAAATAAATAAATTCTGCAAGCACTGTAAAAAGCATACGCTTCATAAAGAAACCAAATAA